The genome window AATACAAACGTGTATGTGGTAAAGGCAGGCAATGAGGACAGGATGGAGCTTAAATTTGCCCGTTTGCTTGTTGATAGGGTCCCTGATATTGAAAAACTCGATCCATATATAATTCCCGATAACATCAAATACCGAGTGTTGAACAAGGAAGATATTCTCTCGCAGCAGGAGCCTGTACGGGTCAGGCTTGATGATAATGCCGAGAAATTCATTGCGTCACTCATATCTCCTGAATTCACAGCTTATGACGGAATCGTTGCAAATTTTAATAAAGAAATGCCGTATTTTTCTGTTTCGCAGTTCAACACCTATGCGAAATGCCCCCTCCAGTATTTTTTCAGCACAGTGCTGAAGCTTAAGGAGCCTTCAACAACCGAGGGTTTTGACCCCATGCAGATGGGAACCATAGCCCATGCCTGCTTCGAAATGTTCGGCCGGGGAGTCATTGACGGGAGCATCAGGATGCCGGCGTCTCTTAACGCCGTGATAAAGAAGAAGATGAAGTCCATTGCCGAAGCCGCGTTCAGGGAGATTATTAAAGAGGATAACATCGAAGAGTCCATTGAACATCGTGTGCAGCTATACGAACTCACGAAGGGCCTTGACGGGGAGCCGGAGAATGATAAGGACAGGGGTGTGCTCCTGAAATTCCTTGATTACGTCTATAATGAGAATAACACATACGGCTACATGCTCCGCAATATCCATGAGGTGGAATATAAATTCGAGCCTTCAGAGTTCGACATTGAAGGAATTCCGATGAAGGGATTCATTGATCGAGTGGATATTGCCGATGACCGGGTGATCCTCATTGATTACAAGCCAACGAAAAAAGTCGATGATGATGTGCGGGATAATCTCCTGGGAAAAATGACCTCGTTCAAGGAATTTCAGCTTCCTGTATATTCCTTATTGGCAAATAAGCGTTTCAACAAGGATGGCTCCAGAGCTGTTGAATCTTTTCTCCTGACATTCAAAGATAAAGGTGGCGAGTTTTCCAGGGTGAGTTACAAGAATGGTGTTTTCTCCTTTGAAAAGAAAACGACAGGCAGAAATGGTAATACCGAAGTCCTGGATGACCCGGATTATGAAAAGAACATGAAAAATGAAATCAAGAATATAGTAGCCAATATCAGAAAAGGCGATTTCAGATTTTCCCTTGATGAAGATGCATGCGAGTGGTGCGGGTTTGTTAGGATATGCAGAAAGGAAGTGAGAATTGATTGTCTCACAAATTTGATCCATGAGGTATCACATGAAGAATTGGAAAGTTAATTGGAATCAAATTGTACATTTTTCAAAATTTAAAAATGGTTATGAAGGTCTATTAAATCACCATGGTATTTATTTGTTTGTTTATCCAACTAAAAATGGGTGTCAAATCTATTATGTTGGAAAAACTAATAATTTTAATAAAAGAATTCAAGAACATTATAAAAGATATATAAACGCAACATACTGGTTGCCCAGTAAGATTGAGTATTTCGACGACGATATTTATAAAATACATAGATTGAAATCGAAAGATGAATATTTGAAATACTATTCCCGTCCAGATGGTTCTAAAAGTTTAAAAAAAGTAGGTGAATATATAGTAAATAAAACTCTAATCATATTATCGAATGTTGATGAAGAGCCTGATTGTGTAAATTTAGCATTAATAGAATCATTAATAATAATGGGGATACAGAAAAAATGCAACTTACCTGTAATGGGTTGGATGGGTGATTCCGCTTTAAAGTTTACATCTGACAATGTATCTGTAACAAATAATTTTGATTCAAAAGAAATCAAAGATATTTTATCATTAAGTCTCCCAGAGAAAATAATCTATCAACTATCTATAAGGAACTAACTTTTTTAAGTGAGAAGACCTTAATAAGTAATTTTAATTTAACATGTCACGCTACAATATAACAGAAAACATCTCAATATCCGCCGGAGCAGGCACAGGGAAGACCTTTACCCTTGCCCGGCGTTATGTGAATCTGTTATTGGGCTTCGAGTTTTTCAATGACGCCTATTCTGATAAGAACAAGTTTAATGAAAAGAACGCCATTGGCCGGAAGGCCATGCCCCACGAAATCGTCACCATGACATACACCGAGGCAGCGGCATCGGAGATGAGGGACAGGATCAATGGGCTTATATCAGAGATAATTAATGCGACCGAAGGCAAACCAGGTAAAGATGAGACTATCATCAATGCCCTGGCGCATTATTCAAAAGCCGTTGATTTTGTACAGAAGGTCTTGAAAGAATGCCAGGTCGACATGATCTATTCCCACATATCAACTATCCATTCCTTCTCACTGGGCATTGTCAGGGCCTATTCGGATCTGATGGCCCTTGACCTTTCTCCGGAAGTAATAAGTGAAGATGAGAGAAATATCCTCTTCAATGAAACACTCCATTCGGTTATAACAGCCCATGAAGATACTTTTTTTGAAATAATTGACGATATCGGCACATTCAAGCTCAATGCTGTGGCCCGAAAATATATGTCTGACGCTAAATTCAGACGGACCGTAAAGAATTTCATTGACAGATCCCTCACACTGAAGGCGATTCATGAGCTTTATGCAAGGTTCGTTGTTACCATGAACATGAATCTCTTTCAGGATGCCATCCGTTTGCTTGATGAACTGGAAGAATACGCTAAAAATCCCGAAAACTACAAAAAATACAGGGCATTCTTCATCGAATGTATTGAATCCGTAATTGACCCGGACAAAGGATTTCCTGAAACAGTGAGGATATTCAATGTGCTCGATGATGGAAAGGAATTGAGGGATGAATTTCAGAATGGCTGCCTGGCAAAGATAATGAAGCTCAGGCATCCCCATGATGATAATGCTGAAGCTGCATTTAATAAGGCCCTGAGCAAGGTTCATTTCCTGCTGGAACAGGTTTATAAGAAGTACATGGAAAGCCTTAAGGCAATGAACCGGATCGATTTTGATATAATTATAAATACCGCCTATGAGCTCATCATGGAGGGAAAGGCCAGGCCGGACATCAGGTATTTCATGATCGACGAATTCCAGGATACCAACGAGGTCCAGTGGGACATGTTCAGCAAACTTGCCGGGCTGAATAATGCCAACGTATTCCTGGTAGGTGACGAGAAGCAGTCCATTTACTCCTTCCAGGGGGCCGAGGTGCAGGTGTTCCGCAAGGCCTGCAGTGATATCAGGGCAACATCAATCCCTCTCGCGGTGAATTTCCGAAGCGAAAAGGTGATTCTCGATTTCGTGAATGACTGCTGCGGGCCGATCATGACCGCTGAGAAGGTTCCGGGGAAAATCATTGTGAAAAATCCGGCACTCCGGGACCTGATGAAAAAAGTTGAGTCCCTCCGCATGGATTCAGCCGGGCCGATCTGCTATAATCCCCTGGAGCCTGAGTCGAAGAGGAAGGCAAGGCATGATGGCACCGTAACGTGGCTTACTACGCCTCCATTTGATCCTGGTGAAGCATCAGAAGAGGACATTCCGGAAAACGACAAGTTGGAGTATAAAAATATCGCCCGGTTTATTAATAAGATAAGCCGCGGGGATCTCGAAGAATACAGGGATATAACTGACCTGATAAGACAGGACAAAAAAGCCATAGCGATACTATTTGATTCCGGAGCGGGAATGGACATGCTCAAAGAAGAGCTCCTTGCCCGGGGTATTGTCCCCACCGTGCGCGCTGACGGCAACCTGTATGAGGCGAAGGAAGTGCAGGAGATATTCCTGGCATTGAGGCTTATCTCTGGTTTTTACGACAAAACGGAATGGAAATATATCAAAAAGTTTTTTCTTGCCGGTGCACTTCGGAGCAGCGTGTTCCGCCTTGATGATGGCGACGTATTCGATATATTTGCGAGGGAGGACGTTGATCTGGTTCGGGAACTGGTCCGCGACCTGGCGCAGGCAAAAGACGTGATGTCCATATCGGATCTCATTGCTTACATCATTGACCGATATGATCTAAAGACAGTATACCGCCACCTCGATGACTATGAACAGCGCGCGGCAAACCTCGAAAAGCTGATACAGGTTGCGCAGAAGTTTGAAGCTGACAATGGCACTGACCTGAAAAGATTCGTGGAGGAGCTGGAGCGCCTGATTTTCATTGGCGGCTCTGAAGAAGGCACGGCCCTGTATGAGGCGCCGGGTCGGAACAGCGTACGGCTTTCCACGATACATTCGGTTAAGGGCCTTGAATATCCCATGGTGATATTCGTGCAGTGCCTTAAAAACCTGAAAAGTCAGCAGGGGAGGGAGATATTCAAGCATGCGTCGGTGCTCATGGATGACGGGTTTCATTCCACGATGGGCTTTATCACATCAGCCGGAAGGCCGGTGTCATATAGTATGGCGAATGCCGTATCCGGCATCCAGCACATGGAGGAGAAAAAGCGGCTTCTGTACGTGGCCCTCACCAGGGCGGAGAAGCACCTTGTCATATCAGTGCCGCCACTGGAAGATGAAGTCTCTGAAAACAGTTATCTTGGTTTTCTGACCACTCAATATCGGGAAAATTTTATCAACATTATAAATGATGCACTCTTAAATACAAAACAGTTGAACAGGATGCAAATACATAAAGCCGTCGGTAATTCAACATTCCTTGTCATAGATCAAAATGACTCTCCGGTTGATAGTATAGATGACCGGAGTATTCCCATTATTGAACTGCCTGAGCCGGTTCATTTTAAATCAATCGATAGTGTCGAGTCTGTTACCGGAAAAATCAGCTCCGATTCATGGATTCTATCCGATGATGATTCCTCTACGGTGGGCACGGCTTTTCATGAGCTGGCGGCACTCTGCTTTGATGAGCTTGACGATAAAAAAAAGAACCGGGTAAATATTAAGAATCTTTGCTCCAAATATCAGCTTGATGACGATGCGGAACAGTGGCTGGTGAAATATGCGGAGAATCTTGCTTCATCGGAGATCTATCAGGAGATTAAAAATTCTGATGAGCGGTACATGGAGTTCGGCTATACCAGGAAGAATGAGAAGGGTGAGGTTGTCTCCGGTGTTATTGACCTGGTGTATCGGCACCAGGGTAAGCTGAAGATTGTGGATTATAAGACAACATCTCTGGGGAAGAAGAGGCCGGAAGAAGTGGTCCGGGAGAATAGGTATGACTTGCAACTGGAGGAGTATGCGAAGGCTGTGGAGGAGAGGATGGGTGAAAAGGTGATTGAAAGGGTTCTGGTGTTTGTAGGGCAGGGGGCGCTAATACAAGTGGAATAGAAATATTCGGTGAAAAAGCAGGCAAGTCATCGGTATATAAATGATTAATGCCTTGATTAGTATCACATAACATCATGGTATAATGTTCGTGGATACTATTATGTTAGACAAAATCCACTATACTAATACATTGTTAATATTCTTGACAGATAATAAATAAGTGAATAAGAAATAAGTATACTCAATATAAGGAATAAATGATGACCAAAGAAATATCAAACAAAGCTTTATTTAATGCTGCCCAAGCTAATGATTGTAAGAAGATAGAAGAATTAATTAACCAAGGTGTTGATCTTAATGTTATAGATAATCATGGAGAAACAGCACTAATGTATGCGTGTTGGAGCAGTAGCTATACTGCAGCAAAATATTTGATTGAAAATGGAGCTAATATTAATGTGGTTTCAAATAATGGGAAAACTGCTTTGAATTGCATTAATGCAGATAATTCGGGAAGTAATGACACTAAAGATTATAAAAATGAATTTGATTTGATTAAGCTTCTTATCGAAAAAGGAGCAGATGTCAATGCTGAAAATAATTCAGGAGATACTATTTTAAATATTGCTGTTGAATATGGTAAAATTGAATTATTTAATTATTTAATTGAAAAAGGAGCTAAGATTAATAATAGAACATTGATAAAAGCGTCTTCTGAAAAAGGAAATATTGAAATTATTAAAACTTTAATTAAAAAAGGAGCAGATGTCAATTCGAAATTTGAGTCAGGATGCAACGCATTATACGAAGCTGTAACTGGAAATAGAATAGATATAGTGAAATATTTAATTGATAATGGTGCTGAAATCAATCCCTACCAAGAACATCATTTTGTACCATTGTCGGCTGCTGTATATTTTGACAATTTAGATATGGTTAAATATTTGATAGAACATGGCGCCAACATCAATTCGAAAAATGAAAATGGTCAAACAGCACTTGTGATGGCAAGAAAATTTGGTAACGATGCAATTGTTAATTATTTGATAGAACATGGCGCCAAAAAAATTGATGTTGATGCTGAAATGATTAAGTTTTTGAAGAAAAAAGTTGCTTGGTTAAAAAATGCCACTGTTGATGATTTTATTGAGCAATGTAAAGATAACTGGGTTGCTGCATATATGTTGGGTAATATGGGGGACGTGAAAGCTGTCGAACCATTAATTGATTCTCTTGATTATGATATTGATGAAAGAGAACCTCAGTTCATACTTAAAAATATAGCTATTATATATTCTCTTGGAAAATTAAAAGATAGGAGAGCAGTTGACCCATTAATTAAAATCATTAATACATATTCATATGAAATCAGGTGGATGGCCGCATGGGCACTTGGCGAAATCGGGGATAAACAATGCGTGAAGGCCTTGAAAAAGGCACTTGAAAATGATGAATACAATTCGGTATGGTCTTCCGGCACCTCAATAACAGGAGATATTAGCTGTGGTGATAATCTAATTGAATTATTCTACGATGAAGATTTTCAAAAAAATTATTTTAAAGATAAAGGCGTCATCACAAAATTTCTTCAAGACTACATTCATGATTCGTATATATTTAATAAAAATATTTCACCCATTGAGGTCGCGTTAAAAAAAATGTCAAAATGATCATTATAAAGGTTATAATCAGTTATTTGAAATAGTCATGATAGACAGAGTTTATTAAATTTAAATTTGTTCACTTATACATTTGCCATATAACTAATCCAATGCTGGTATAGGGTATGTCGCCCAATAAAGGGCAGGGCTTTTATTGTGGTTTTGGATTGGTGATATTGTTTTTCTGTATTATAACCGTAATTCGTTTGTTGATTGTTATATGAAATCGCACCGCCCAACGGGTTCAGGGCACCGCCATCCGTGGCGGCGTTGATTAAAATATAAATTATTACTTCTATGATGGAGGTGATCATGAATTTATCTGAAATAAAAATCTCATCATACCGGAGTATAGTAAACCAACGTATTATTATAAATAATAACTGTATATGTTTTATTGGCCCCAACGAATCTGGTAAATCGAATTTATTAAATGCTATCAGATTCTTAGATACAAGTTATTCAGCAGATATAAAAGATAAATCAAAAATCAATGATGAACTGCCAAAAGTTCACTTTATTTTCAATTTAACAGATGATGAATCAAAAGAGGTCAACAAACATATTACTGATCACATTAATACTCTAACGATCTTACCTGAAGATCAATTGATTAAGCATTTTAAAATTATTAATTATTCTGTAACGAAATATATGGCTAAAGAAAAAGATACTTATAAGCGTTTCAAGAGCCATAGTGGAACATACGAAATAAATATATCAGATAATTATTATAAAATTAAAGACAATACAACGATTCCTGCTGAGATAATGATAAAACACAAAGATATTGATTATCCGCTTTCAACAATTAAAATTATACATAAAGACCTTATACCAGAAGATCAGATTAATAATTTCGAAGAAGCAGACATTGATTATGTAAGAAAAGTTATAGATAGTCAATTAAATCCTTATCTTGATAAAGCAATTCCTAATGTTATTTATTGGGAATATGATAAAAAATATCTACTGCCATCAGAAATAACTTATGATGAATTAATTAAAAATGATGATCCTTATACAAATTCAGCTCCACTTTATAATATTTTTTTACTATCAAATAGATTAATAATTAATGATGAAGAAGAATTGATTGAAAAAATCAATGCTTGGAAACTTGACTCAAGCTTACGTAGAAGAGATTCACATATATTAACTGAGGATATTAATAAATACATTAAAGGAATATGGAATGATTATGATCAACTATTAAATATTGATTTAGAAGAAGCGCAAATTACGATCCATGTTACTGATCCAAGTAGTTCTATTAGTAATTATTATGATATGGAATCTCGCTCGCAAGGATTTAAAACATTTATTTCATTTATTTTAACAATCGCTGCTGAAGCAGAGAGTAAAATAATCTCAAACTTTATCTTAGTTCTTGATGAGCCAGAAACACATTTACATCCAAGTGGTGTACGTTTTATGAAAGAAGAACTAATAAAGCTTTCAAGTAATAATTATGTTTTTTATGCTACCCATTCTATTTTTATGATTGATAGAAGCAATTTGAAAAGGAATATTATTGTAAAAAAAGATAGAGAAATAACAAGATTACTACCTGTTGAAAGGAATAATATTATTCAAGAATCCGTCATTTATGAAGCACTTGGGACAAGTGTTGATGAGTTTTCAATTAGCAATAAAAATGTTGTATTTGAAGGTACAACAGATTTATACCTTTTCAACTCGTTTATTGAACATTGTGTACCTAAAAGAGAAAATACATTTTCTGATTATGAGCTACTTGATGGTGGCGGGACTAAAAATATTTCAACATTTTTTAGAAGTAAAATAATTCCTCGTGATTCAGAATGGATTCTTATATTAGACTATGATAGCCCTGGAAGAAATTTAAAAAGTGAACTTGAAAAACATGATTCGAATCTTAGGAACAATTTAAAATTTCACTATTATTCAACTATTACTGATCAAGAGCTCGAAGATATATTGCCACAAGACATTATAATTTCAACAATTTCTGAAGTAATTAGTAGTTTTGGACCCATTGAAATACAACAAAAATTTACTATTATTGGAAATAGAACAATTTCGAGTTTAATTAATGAGTTTAAAAATATTAACAAGATCGATAAGCAACATAATTTTGAAGAACTATTTAAAAATGTTTTGCATCAAAAGTTAACTTTAATCATTGAGCAAATTTCAAAAGAATCTAATTTTGATAAACGTAGGGATTTATTTAAGAAGTTACTTCCAAAATATTATGAATTTATAACACCACTATTATTGAATTATGGCATAACGATTGATTATAATTAACAGCCTACGTTATTCGTGGCTTTGGCTGACTGGTTGGTTTCAAGTCGGTGCGACTTCATATAACAAAGCATAGCCGCTCCGCTCCTCGGCGGGCTTAGGCCGCCTGCAGTGCTCGGCCTCGCGCTTATCCCACCAGCTGCGGCGCGGTTTGGGGGAGGTTAAAACGCGCCTTGCTGGCGGGGCGCTCGGCAACCTGGCTTCGCCAGGTTCGGCTATGCTTGAAATGTTGTGCGAAACGACCATATGGCCTTTTTGCCCGCCCTCCGTGGCGGGCTATAATATAACAAATCTATATAGTTAGAAATAGATTTAAACTATATAATTTAATAATCAAGTGGAGATATTCAATGAAGATCTATTTATCGCTTATTATTTTTATTGGTTTATGTATTTTTCAGGTAGAAGTTTTTTCAAAAGGTGAAATGGATGGCAAATGGATGTATATAGGTGCCACTAAATCTAATGATGATACTACTATGTTCTATATTGATCCTGAATCTATAGAAAAACCATCAGAAGACACTATTCTTTTTTCAATGAGAATGCGTACAGCTTTAGAAGAAAGTATTTACCAAATGCAAATATTTTTATATAAAGAAGGTTGGGTAGCTAAATCATTAAAAGGATTAATTGCCAATACTATTACTGGTCAAATTAAAGAAATAAATTCAACCGATATGCAAATTATTCCTGAAGACTCAATTCTAAAAAAGATTGTTGATGAGGCATTAAAAATAAATGGAAATAAGAAAAAAGTAAGAATACCAAAAATGGATGAAATTAAAACATCTCCTTCGCGTACAAGAGACAAAATGAGATAATATTATTATCTCTTGGGGTATAATCATCGTGTCTTGCTACGATTATTTATTGAAAATATTATTCCAGGATTCCCCGAAGCTTGCAACGGGGAGGTTTATCTATTATAAGTTCTGGAATTTATTTAATTTAATCGCTCGGGAAATTGAAAAATTATAACTTGAATTATTAATTTATATACTTTTAAAATGAAAAAAGACCTTTTGCAAGTTTTTAAATATTCTATTATTGGAGAATTATATGGCACTTTCAAATAAATGTCCTAACTGTGGTGAGAAAGGTTTATCAGTGGGTTTAATTAAATGTAAAAAATGTGGTTCAGTTTTTTGTACTAAATGTAATGCTGCAAAAGTACTTGGATCTAAATGTCCGAAATGTGGTGGAGAAGGTGAATTGATTAAAAGGTGACAAAATTTATTCAATAAATATTTTTATAAATATTGGTGACCTGTAATGATCTCTGATCGACAAACTAATACGGTTTATATTTCTGAAAAAACAAAATTACATTTCCCAAAATTTGTCAGTCAATTGGAAGATTACGTTACCAGTCATAAATATTCTTTTAAAATCCTTATTGAAACAAGAGATTATTTTTGTCGAGATTACATGCCTATTCAAGTCGATAAAAAAGATTTCGTTCAATTTATTTTCAATCCATCATATTACTGTAGCCATAATAATTCAAAATATAAATTAAAATCAACATCATTAACAAATCAGGTTCTTGCCGTATTAGAAAATAAAATCATCAAACCTAAATATAGTAAAATAATTCTTGATGGTGGCAATGTTGTCAAGTCTTCTCAAAAAGTTATTTTAACAAATAAAGTGATTG of Spirochaetota bacterium contains these proteins:
- a CDS encoding GIY-YIG nuclease family protein, with protein sequence MKNWKVNWNQIVHFSKFKNGYEGLLNHHGIYLFVYPTKNGCQIYYVGKTNNFNKRIQEHYKRYINATYWLPSKIEYFDDDIYKIHRLKSKDEYLKYYSRPDGSKSLKKVGEYIVNKTLIILSNVDEEPDCVNLALIESLIIMGIQKKCNLPVMGWMGDSALKFTSDNVSVTNNFDSKEIKDILSLSLPEKIIYQLSIRN
- a CDS encoding ankyrin repeat domain-containing protein, whose amino-acid sequence is MMTKEISNKALFNAAQANDCKKIEELINQGVDLNVIDNHGETALMYACWSSSYTAAKYLIENGANINVVSNNGKTALNCINADNSGSNDTKDYKNEFDLIKLLIEKGADVNAENNSGDTILNIAVEYGKIELFNYLIEKGAKINNRTLIKASSEKGNIEIIKTLIKKGADVNSKFESGCNALYEAVTGNRIDIVKYLIDNGAEINPYQEHHFVPLSAAVYFDNLDMVKYLIEHGANINSKNENGQTALVMARKFGNDAIVNYLIEHGAKKIDVDAEMIKFLKKKVAWLKNATVDDFIEQCKDNWVAAYMLGNMGDVKAVEPLIDSLDYDIDEREPQFILKNIAIIYSLGKLKDRRAVDPLIKIINTYSYEIRWMAAWALGEIGDKQCVKALKKALENDEYNSVWSSGTSITGDISCGDNLIELFYDEDFQKNYFKDKGVITKFLQDYIHDSYIFNKNISPIEVALKKMSK
- a CDS encoding UvrD-helicase domain-containing protein; this encodes MSRYNITENISISAGAGTGKTFTLARRYVNLLLGFEFFNDAYSDKNKFNEKNAIGRKAMPHEIVTMTYTEAAASEMRDRINGLISEIINATEGKPGKDETIINALAHYSKAVDFVQKVLKECQVDMIYSHISTIHSFSLGIVRAYSDLMALDLSPEVISEDERNILFNETLHSVITAHEDTFFEIIDDIGTFKLNAVARKYMSDAKFRRTVKNFIDRSLTLKAIHELYARFVVTMNMNLFQDAIRLLDELEEYAKNPENYKKYRAFFIECIESVIDPDKGFPETVRIFNVLDDGKELRDEFQNGCLAKIMKLRHPHDDNAEAAFNKALSKVHFLLEQVYKKYMESLKAMNRIDFDIIINTAYELIMEGKARPDIRYFMIDEFQDTNEVQWDMFSKLAGLNNANVFLVGDEKQSIYSFQGAEVQVFRKACSDIRATSIPLAVNFRSEKVILDFVNDCCGPIMTAEKVPGKIIVKNPALRDLMKKVESLRMDSAGPICYNPLEPESKRKARHDGTVTWLTTPPFDPGEASEEDIPENDKLEYKNIARFINKISRGDLEEYRDITDLIRQDKKAIAILFDSGAGMDMLKEELLARGIVPTVRADGNLYEAKEVQEIFLALRLISGFYDKTEWKYIKKFFLAGALRSSVFRLDDGDVFDIFAREDVDLVRELVRDLAQAKDVMSISDLIAYIIDRYDLKTVYRHLDDYEQRAANLEKLIQVAQKFEADNGTDLKRFVEELERLIFIGGSEEGTALYEAPGRNSVRLSTIHSVKGLEYPMVIFVQCLKNLKSQQGREIFKHASVLMDDGFHSTMGFITSAGRPVSYSMANAVSGIQHMEEKKRLLYVALTRAEKHLVISVPPLEDEVSENSYLGFLTTQYRENFINIINDALLNTKQLNRMQIHKAVGNSTFLVIDQNDSPVDSIDDRSIPIIELPEPVHFKSIDSVESVTGKISSDSWILSDDDSSTVGTAFHELAALCFDELDDKKKNRVNIKNLCSKYQLDDDAEQWLVKYAENLASSEIYQEIKNSDERYMEFGYTRKNEKGEVVSGVIDLVYRHQGKLKIVDYKTTSLGKKRPEEVVRENRYDLQLEEYAKAVEERMGEKVIERVLVFVGQGALIQVE
- a CDS encoding AAA family ATPase; this encodes MNLSEIKISSYRSIVNQRIIINNNCICFIGPNESGKSNLLNAIRFLDTSYSADIKDKSKINDELPKVHFIFNLTDDESKEVNKHITDHINTLTILPEDQLIKHFKIINYSVTKYMAKEKDTYKRFKSHSGTYEINISDNYYKIKDNTTIPAEIMIKHKDIDYPLSTIKIIHKDLIPEDQINNFEEADIDYVRKVIDSQLNPYLDKAIPNVIYWEYDKKYLLPSEITYDELIKNDDPYTNSAPLYNIFLLSNRLIINDEEELIEKINAWKLDSSLRRRDSHILTEDINKYIKGIWNDYDQLLNIDLEEAQITIHVTDPSSSISNYYDMESRSQGFKTFISFILTIAAEAESKIISNFILVLDEPETHLHPSGVRFMKEELIKLSSNNYVFYATHSIFMIDRSNLKRNIIVKKDREITRLLPVERNNIIQESVIYEALGTSVDEFSISNKNVVFEGTTDLYLFNSFIEHCVPKRENTFSDYELLDGGGTKNISTFFRSKIIPRDSEWILILDYDSPGRNLKSELEKHDSNLRNNLKFHYYSTITDQELEDILPQDIIISTISEVISSFGPIEIQQKFTIIGNRTISSLINEFKNINKIDKQHNFEELFKNVLHQKLTLIIEQISKESNFDKRRDLFKKLLPKYYEFITPLLLNYGITIDYN